Part of the Zingiber officinale cultivar Zhangliang chromosome 8A, Zo_v1.1, whole genome shotgun sequence genome, GACCACGTGGGCCTCTGCCACAATGCCGCCGGGATCGAACTCCCCATGGAAGACTATCGTTGCCACTGCTCCCAATCGCTTCAGCTCGGCCGCAATTTCGATTCTCGACACGTGTCCGCTTGGCTTCCAGAATACGATGAAGCCGGCGACGCTGAGATTGGTGAGGTTGGCCAGGGCGGCGACAATACCGGCGGAGACTACCGGCGTTGCGTGATGTCTTCGGCCGAGTAGATATTTGTGATGGCGAAGGGAAATTGACGTGCCGTGAATGCGCGTGCCGTTGCCGAGAAGAACCACAGCTGGGAAATCCCGGTCGATGGTTCCCGCGCCGACGGCAGTGATCCAGGGCGGGATATTCCCGACGCTTTGTGGCGTGGGACCACCGTTCCCTGCGGACGCCGACACGAAGACGCCCCGAATCGTGGCGCGGAAAGTGGCTACGGCGAGGGGATCGAGTTCGTAGGACGGCGCCGGCGAGGTGGCGCCGATGGAGAGCGACAGCACGTCGACGCCATCAGAGACCGCTGCCTCTACCGCGGCAACGACGTCGGAGACCATGCAGCCCTCGTCCCAACATGCCTTATAGACGGCGATTCGCGCGCGGGGCGCAACCCCACGCGCAATGCCGCTGGCGAAACCATAGAAGTTAGCTCCATCAACGGGCGCGCCAGCGGCGATCGAAGCCACGTGGGTGCCGTGGCCGTCGTGATCTCTAACCGACCAGACCGCGTCGCCACGTCTGGTGTTAGTAATGCCGAACGCGGCGGCATAGCCGGCGAAGAACGCTCGTGCACCGACAAGCTTGCGGTTGCACTTAGAGCGGTTGAAGCCGGCGCCTTGGTCACACCGTCCCTGCCAACGGCGGGGCAGGGGACCGAGACCGCGGCCGGAGAAGCTGGGCCTCTCCGGCCAGATACCCGTGTCGATGAAGCCGATGACTGCAGCGGAGCCACCATAGGAGGTGGCGGAGAGGCGGGAGGCGGGGAGGTCGAGGCCAAGGAAGGATGGAGATCGAGTTGTGTGGGGGCGGAGTAGGTAGTCATCAAGGGCGGCGACGACGCCCTGACAGCGGCCGACGGAGCGCGCTTGGGAGACAGTGAGGCGGGCAGCGGAGAAGCCACTGAACAGAGAGTGGTGGTGGTGGACGAGTGTAGCAGAGGTGGGAAGGAGGGAAGAGTACCAGTGGCTGTGGGAAACGAAAGGAGAGGGCTTCTGCTTGGGATCTACCAGAAATATAAaggtcttcttctccttctctaccTCTGCAACCAGTAACCCAAAGAAGAAGACGAATGACAAGATAGCAACAGTACTAAGAAACCGAGCTGGTTGCATCTCCAAAGCTCTGAAGCAAGAGCTTCTGGTGCTTCTATTTTTCCCCTGTGGAATTCCACAGGACATCTTCGCTATCTTTAGTTCTTTTTTCATGAATTAAGAAACTATAGTAAAAAAAACTTGATGATTGCATGTCTGGTAAAGCGTTGTCTGGTAAAGGGTACATGGGCCATAATTGATTTGGAGAAAACGGGAGGTGGAACAGTGGACGAGCAATGGTGCATGGAAGGGAAATGTAATCATTAACAACAGTGTCAGGTGATTTTACAAAGACGACCGCGAGAGGACTGCTGATCGGGAGTTCCACTCTTTTTTGTCTATCAATGAAGTTAACAAGAAAGAAAGTAATTTTACTTCcatgtaaaatatataaaatgaTGAATGTAATGGGAGAGGGAAAAAAAACCATGGGCCATAAAAAGATGGACTGGACTGCGCAGTTCTGGGCACCCTATTTATCGCGTCCACTGTGATTTGGCAATACGTTGGTAGCGCTATCTAGCTTTTGGCATCCAAGAAAGACCATGGGTGAACAACAAGATGATGACAACAAGAAATGGACACGGAACCTTCTGTTATCACTGGAGTTAGAAGCAATAGCCAAAGCAAAAGCAGCAATGGCAGCCACCATGTGATTACATTGATTAGCCTTGAATAAGAGCTCATTGCATTCTAAAATGACTAGTATTTGAAGGGAAAAAGTATCATTCCGATATATAAATGATGGCAACCGAGTTATCTCCCAGGTCGAGTGGTAGGCACAACTAGAGTGGAAAAGATAATACAGAGGTACAATAGAAATAACAGCAATAGCAGCCACATGTGATTACATTGATTAGAATTGAATAAGAGCTCATTGCATTCTAAAATGACTAGTATTTGAGGGGGATAAAAAGTACCATTCTGATATATAAATGATGGCAACTGGCTTATATCTCCCGAACACCGAGGTTGAGTGGTCGGTGCAATCAGAGCGGAAAGATAGAgataagaaaatagaaaaatttaatattaatcgGACTTCGTTTCTTAGTCTGATTCAAAGGAGAAACTAATGGTAATTGGGTCATCTCCCAAGCATCAAGGTTGAGTCGTTAGCACAATCAAAGCAGAAAAGGTAATAAAGAGGTAAGAAAATAGGAAGATTTCATGTTTAATCGAACTTCATTTGACTTCGTTATTCAGTCTGACTTGAAGGAGGGACATCTGATAATAACTGAGTTATCTTTCAAGTTGACAAAAGGCGACCGCACTCACCCCCAGCGACTACACTAACCCCTAACAcccgccaatccgtcccaggACCAAtatggaagaggtaaatcaccgGTGACTACTAACCCTTGAAATAGTGACCGGCACATGAGGGATGCATTTACCTCGACTATACTGAGATTTGAACTTCATACCTCAAGTTGGCAGTGTTGGGTCGAGATGCATGTGGGGGGTTaatcatgtgattttaaaaatttctttttgattttgaaaataaagtgTGCAGCGGAAAATTAAACACGAAAATAAAAACTcagtcggttttacttggttcatagttttcggtgactcctactccaagacccaggtctcgcgGACCTATTGACGGGTAATCTACTAAATACCTCTTCTGGAGCCACTGGAAGAagggatcaaatacaaagcaAAGTCAGGACAAGTGTAAcatgctacactttcctttatgtaAAAATTAAATACAATATGAAATgttcgttacccaacaccttcgaTCGAAAATAATCGGATCAGACTCGGTGTTGGATGACTCCTCAGCAATAGTTGGGCACATCAGCgtcgtagcagagcagcagcagaaAGTCGGAGCACTCAAAACATCAAATGAACACATAGAAGCTTGTAAAAGAGGTGTGTATGAGTTCTTGGTTGAGAGTCTTTTATTGAGTGTTGAAGACACTTTCCATaacactgaaggcaccttcaaccccaaAAGTTTATCCCGTAACTTCAACTTCTTATCGTCGCCAAAGTCTTTTGTGTTAtccgactgaaggcgccttccaagctctCGAAgggccttccatgaacagtactccAGGTGCCTTCTatcgcatggaaggcgcctcgggcactgttcaccCAAGGTAACTTGTGCTCTTTTTGCCCTACAAGTCCATGTTAGTCCAAAACAAATAGTAacttgtaaaacagagttagcacaataaatatagtattaatattaattagttctgtctttccgagaccatgATATAGTTAGGATCTCGATTTAGGCTtctaaaatagacctaaattagACTGATGCCTACTGTCCTCTCaaccgggatgcgtcctcactgagtcactctccttcagtgacttacctctacttatcaagtgtcaagttacctccttgacgtccactctgacccaccaggttttTCTATTGGAATCACACATCCAAACTTCGTCAATTGAGAATCGAACATCCCAATCTCCTGTCGGAATCACACATTTAGACTTCAACCCATTGGGAATCGAACATCCTAACCTCTTATCAAAATCCCACATCTGAACTTCCTGCTTGGTGTCTGATCCTCTTGACCGTCAagttacactacaagaaaattgaaaTTTCATAACAGTTAAAatataatgtttttttaaaaaagtgttgtcttattttttttacaatgCTTTTAGTCAAAAACGTtgtctatattttatatttcttattaaaGACAATGATTCACGAGCATTATGGTTGAAAGAGGGACATCTGATGGTAATCGAGTTATCTTCCGAGCATTATGGTTGAGTGGTCGGCACAATCAAAACAGAAAAGGTAATACAGAGGTAAGAAAATAGGAAGACTTCATGCTTAATCAGACTTCATTCAACTTTGCACCTTAGTCTGACTTGAAGGAGGGACATCTAATAGTAACTAGATTATCTCCCGAGCACCCAGTTATGATTCCTGAGAAATCGATTTCCACCCAGCATAAGAGATATCTTCTATTAGGCATCAAGAGTATCTTCCACCGAACATCAGAAGTACCTTCCATCAAATATCAGGAGTATCTCTACCAAGTATCAGAAGTATCTTTCACTAAGCATCAAAGCTAGCTTCCACCGAGGATCAAAGACTCTGAAGTTTTTGGTTAAGGATACATGACAATCAATGAGTGGAGAAGTGAGTAGTGGATATCAGATTTGGTTCCCTTAATTCCTTCTTCCCAATACATGGATTGAATAGAGAAGCGAGCAATGAATGTTAGATCTAATTTCCTTGATGTCTTTCTCTAATAATTGGTTATCAATGAGTGAAGAAACGAGTCACGAATGTCAGATCTAGTTCCCTTGATTCCTTCATCCCAATATGTCACGATTAGTTAATGGAGAAGTGAGTAATGGAtgttaaatatagttttctttatgcCTTCATCTTAATACATGGCGATAATGAGTAACTATTGTTAGAGGTTGCACCTTCACTGACTCGTATAGGAGAAGGTGAAGGAGCGCGAGGCAGCCGATGTAGAGATACTTTTCACACATTTATATAAGCATTAGAAGAGGTAAGTCGGAGGAGGAGGATTTTCTTATCCTTGCAAGTGAAGGTCACTCTTCTGCATTAAGTTTTCCTCTTTCTTAttcatcttcttttcttctttatttcttcttaTCGGTGATTGACTTAAGCATTGGAGGGGTCGCACTGGTAGAGCCAGCTTGAGTCCTAACTTGTGTTAATCACTCAGGTTGTTGGATCTGAAGGGGGGTTTGATGGCCTATATATCTAACTTTCTAGGGAGGAGGAATTCGAGCGAGCAGAAAAAGATACCATCAAATTGGCATTGTTTATGAAAAAAATCCTACAAAAAGTTACTATGACTCGATCTAAAAAAATGGCAATGGAACAACAACCAGAGTATTCTATAACATGCCTACTATTTTGTATGTCTGTCACTATttttaattggtatcagagttacaAAAAGTTACTATAATCTCAACCCATTtttccatcaattggtatcagagcaatctatttttaattcttaAGAAATTATTCTATTTTGTTTATAATATGCCTACTATTTTGTATGTCTGTCACTTGTTCATCATCATTATATTCTGGGTGATGGTTGGCATGAAATGATACATAAAATTGGGGAAATTCGATTATGTGGTATGGGTTGTTATAATAGAGTATACATCGGCCAAATCCTTGGCCAATTTCTAACCCTGGCTCCcgtattattttttt contains:
- the LOC122010499 gene encoding subtilisin-like protease SBT1.6; this translates as MSCGIPQGKNRSTRSSCFRALEMQPARFLSTVAILSFVFFFGLLVAEVEKEKKTFIFLVDPKQKPSPFVSHSHWYSSLLPTSATLVHHHHSLFSGFSAARLTVSQARSVGRCQGVVAALDDYLLRPHTTRSPSFLGLDLPASRLSATSYGGSAAVIGFIDTGIWPERPSFSGRGLGPLPRRWQGRCDQGAGFNRSKCNRKLVGARAFFAGYAAAFGITNTRRGDAVWSVRDHDGHGTHVASIAAGAPVDGANFYGFASGIARGVAPRARIAVYKACWDEGCMVSDVVAAVEAAVSDGVDVLSLSIGATSPAPSYELDPLAVATFRATIRGVFVSASAGNGGPTPQSVGNIPPWITAVGAGTIDRDFPAVVLLGNGTRIHGTSISLRHHKYLLGRRHHATPVVSAGIVAALANLTNLSVAGFIVFWKPSGHVSRIEIAAELKRLGAVATIVFHGEFDPGGIVAEAHVVPTVTVESQGAATIDAYLKTVKNPTAVIYSQGTAVHPGFGAPVAASFSARGPNPAVPWVLKPDLLAPGVDILGAWTGSVGPSGLRSDARQPKFSVASGTSMSCPHVSGVAALVRSARPGWSPGEIRSALMTTAMDAGISDEALENGGGPLAMGAGYLFPERAADPGLVYDLGYEDYVELLCGLNYSARAIHIITGGAGVRCGDARAGLWGFNYPAFVASAEDVTLMGEAVFQRRLRRVDVGKKGQWYRAEVASPEGYAVEVEPRRLWFDGSGEGERVEFSLALRCIEDSRNNGRRRWWWRGGSLTWREEGGEKRRVRTPIVVFSISDM